A region from the Streptomyces lydicus genome encodes:
- a CDS encoding ABC transporter substrate-binding protein — protein MTVFPPRTAVLTGVLAIPAALALSACGGASDANTADGKNAATATTADALGGVDALAEAAKKEGTLHAIALPRDWANYGALIDGFTKKYGIKVEVENPKGASQDEIKAVTSRKDQGNAPDVLDLGSSFAQSAAQDGLLAPYMVTGFADIPDVQRDSIGRWANDYGGYVSFGCDAKRVQTCPTSFKDLLQPQYKGKVALNGDPTTAGSAFGAVYAAALARGGSFEDIQPGIDFFTKLKKDGVLAPVKSTAATIAKGRTPISIDWDYLNAGYTEALKSKGIDWKVTVPSDGKFSQYYSQAINKDAPHPAAARLWLEYLYSPEGQNLRLKGFARPALMDAMKKAGKLDKTAAAKLPKVSGTPDFPTETQQSNAKLAITQSWGGSASQ, from the coding sequence GTGACCGTGTTCCCGCCGAGGACAGCCGTCCTCACCGGCGTCCTCGCCATCCCCGCCGCACTTGCCCTCAGCGCATGCGGCGGGGCCTCCGACGCGAACACCGCCGACGGAAAGAACGCTGCCACCGCGACCACGGCCGACGCCCTGGGCGGCGTCGACGCCCTGGCCGAGGCGGCCAAGAAGGAAGGCACCCTGCATGCGATCGCGCTGCCCCGCGACTGGGCCAACTACGGCGCCCTGATCGACGGCTTCACCAAGAAGTACGGCATCAAGGTCGAGGTCGAGAACCCGAAGGGCGCCAGCCAGGACGAGATCAAGGCCGTCACCTCGCGCAAGGACCAGGGCAACGCTCCCGACGTCCTCGACCTCGGCAGCTCCTTCGCGCAGAGCGCCGCCCAGGACGGGCTGCTCGCGCCGTACATGGTCACCGGTTTCGCCGACATTCCCGATGTCCAAAGAGATTCGATCGGCCGCTGGGCGAACGACTACGGCGGCTATGTCTCCTTCGGCTGCGATGCCAAGCGGGTGCAGACCTGCCCGACCAGCTTCAAGGATCTGCTCCAGCCGCAGTACAAGGGGAAGGTCGCGCTCAACGGCGACCCCACCACTGCGGGTTCGGCCTTCGGCGCCGTGTATGCGGCGGCCCTCGCCCGTGGCGGCTCCTTCGAGGACATCCAGCCCGGCATAGACTTCTTCACCAAGCTGAAGAAGGACGGCGTTCTCGCGCCCGTGAAATCCACCGCGGCCACCATCGCGAAGGGCCGGACGCCGATCAGCATCGACTGGGACTACCTGAACGCCGGGTACACCGAGGCGCTCAAGTCCAAGGGCATCGACTGGAAGGTCACGGTCCCCTCGGACGGAAAGTTCTCCCAGTACTACTCGCAGGCCATCAACAAGGACGCGCCGCACCCCGCGGCCGCGCGTCTGTGGCTGGAGTACCTCTACAGCCCCGAGGGCCAGAACCTCAGACTCAAGGGGTTCGCCCGCCCGGCCCTGATGGACGCCATGAAGAAGGCCGGCAAGCTCGACAAGACCGCGGCGGCAAAGCTGCCGAAGGTCTCCGGCACGCCGGACTTCCCGACCGAGACCCAGCAGAGCAACGCCAAGCTCGCCATCACCCAGAGCTGGGGCGGGTCCGCTTCCCAGTAG
- a CDS encoding acyl-CoA dehydrogenase family protein, which yields MTITHEVVNQAPPLTGFSAADEPALSEALVRDGAEWGTREVTELGALAGSPEVQEQARSAEEQPPRLHTHDRFGHRIDEVAFHPAWHQLMTVAVEHGLHAAPWADGRPGAHLVRAAKFYVWSQAEAGHGCPVSMTYAAVPALRAAPDLAAQYEPLLAARSYDFGLRAPLTKSGLIAGMSMTEKQGGSDVRANTTRAVPAADGTYRLTGHKWFTSAPMSDVFLALAQTAEGLSCFLVPRVLPDGTLNGMRLMRLKDKLGNRSNASSEIEYDEAVAWPVGEPGRGVRTIVEMVNMTRLDCVLGSAAGMRAGLRQALHHTAHRQAFGRELDRQPLMRSVLADLAVESEAATVLGMRLASAVDRSQAGDAAETALRRLALAAGKYWVCKRGSTHAAEALECLGGNGYVEESGMPRLYREAPLLSIWEGSGNVAALDVLRALGKEPTALDAFFAEVETAAGADRRLDAAVAGVRKMLGGLADPERAQLMARSLAERMALLLQGSLLVRYSHPAVADAFCASRLDGEWGNAFGTLPAGTDLTAILERARPGTPDAETAGSAA from the coding sequence ATGACCATCACTCATGAAGTCGTGAATCAGGCCCCGCCGCTGACCGGGTTCAGCGCGGCGGACGAACCGGCCCTGAGCGAGGCGCTGGTCCGGGACGGCGCCGAGTGGGGCACCCGGGAAGTGACCGAGCTCGGCGCGCTGGCCGGTTCCCCGGAGGTGCAGGAGCAGGCCCGCTCGGCGGAGGAGCAGCCGCCCCGGCTGCACACCCACGACCGCTTCGGGCACCGCATCGACGAGGTCGCCTTCCACCCCGCCTGGCACCAGCTGATGACCGTCGCGGTGGAACACGGTCTGCACGCCGCGCCCTGGGCCGACGGCCGTCCCGGGGCGCATCTGGTGCGCGCCGCGAAGTTCTACGTCTGGTCGCAGGCCGAGGCGGGGCACGGCTGCCCGGTCTCGATGACGTACGCCGCCGTCCCCGCGCTGCGCGCCGCACCGGACCTCGCCGCACAGTACGAGCCGCTGCTCGCCGCCCGCAGTTACGACTTCGGGCTGCGGGCGCCGCTGACCAAGTCGGGTCTGATCGCGGGCATGTCGATGACGGAGAAGCAGGGCGGCTCCGACGTACGGGCCAACACCACCCGCGCCGTTCCGGCCGCCGACGGCACCTACCGCCTCACCGGCCACAAGTGGTTCACCTCCGCGCCGATGAGCGATGTCTTTCTGGCACTGGCACAGACCGCGGAAGGCCTCAGTTGCTTCCTGGTCCCGAGGGTGCTGCCGGACGGCACGCTCAACGGCATGCGGCTGATGCGGCTCAAGGACAAGCTGGGCAACCGCTCCAACGCGTCCTCCGAGATCGAGTACGACGAGGCGGTGGCCTGGCCGGTCGGCGAGCCGGGCCGCGGGGTGCGGACCATCGTCGAGATGGTGAACATGACCCGGCTGGACTGTGTGCTGGGGTCGGCCGCCGGGATGCGGGCGGGGCTGCGGCAGGCGCTGCACCACACCGCGCACCGGCAGGCCTTCGGACGGGAGCTGGACCGGCAGCCGCTGATGCGCTCGGTGCTCGCCGACCTGGCGGTGGAGTCGGAGGCGGCGACGGTGCTGGGGATGCGGCTGGCGAGCGCGGTGGACCGGTCGCAGGCCGGGGACGCCGCCGAGACGGCGCTGCGGCGGCTGGCGCTGGCGGCCGGGAAGTACTGGGTGTGCAAGCGGGGCAGCACCCATGCGGCGGAGGCACTGGAGTGCCTGGGCGGCAACGGCTACGTCGAGGAATCCGGCATGCCGCGGCTCTACCGGGAGGCGCCGCTGCTGTCGATCTGGGAGGGCTCGGGGAACGTCGCCGCGCTCGATGTGCTGCGGGCGCTGGGCAAGGAGCCGACCGCGCTGGACGCGTTCTTCGCGGAGGTGGAGACCGCGGCGGGCGCCGACCGCCGGCTGGACGCGGCGGTGGCCGGGGTCCGCAAGATGCTCGGCGGGCTCGCCGATCCGGAGCGGGCGCAGCTGATGGCGCGGTCGCTGGCGGAGCGGATGGCGCTGCTGCTGCAGGGGTCACTGCTGGTGCGGTACAGCCACCCGGCGGTGGCCGATGCGTTCTGCGCCTCGCGGCTCGACGGGGAGTGGGGCAATGCCTTCGGCACCCTGCCGGCCGGCACCGACCTGACCGCGATCCTGGAGCGCGCCCGGCCGGGCACACCGGACGCGGAGACGGCCGGGAGCGCGGCCTGA
- a CDS encoding alpha-L-fucosidase produces MHSRTRPFRLLGLMGVLGALLLAAGGPVAAAKPPPRPAAGPGTNHATDDPFTSSRTSWWRQDRFGMFIHFGAYSHLEGEYTRPDGTVCRNAEWIKRECQIPDDVYEKQAAAFNPSAFDAGAIVRAAKDAGQRYIVITAKHHDGYAMWPTRQNTWNLRDHSSFDPHRDILAELKKAADAAGIKLGFYYSIWDWHDPDFAGPATFPRYKKRMYAQLKELIDHYDPALLWFDGEWDTDHPTNHWSRQDGADLQAYLHGMNPHLIVNNRVGKREVVDGDFGTPEQEIPAEPVDGQLWESCMTLNDHWGFARYDTHWKPAATVVRNLLEVASRGGNYLLNVGPDKTGRIPQPSVDRLRETGRWLGAHGQGDAVHGAGYTGLVADPPWGTVSRRGDTLYAAVTSWPAAGAPLHLTARGRFEITAARVLGSSQQVRVVRAGDGFDLTPSGTATGPLATVVRLTITPPAAAPAGTGKGLTAQSWANGSFTGPPAVTTVDPTVNKAYRFDGSPDPAIPADHFSTRWTGSIEPRFDETYTFTTVSDDTVRLWIDGKPVIDNTTPHGPKADKGTVTLRAGHRHSIRLDHTEQTGEAYMKLLWSSPGQPQQIVPQRQLYAD; encoded by the coding sequence ATGCACAGCCGCACCAGACCGTTCCGGCTGCTGGGGCTCATGGGGGTGCTGGGCGCCCTGCTGCTGGCCGCAGGCGGCCCGGTGGCCGCCGCGAAGCCCCCGCCGCGGCCCGCCGCCGGCCCCGGAACCAACCACGCGACCGACGATCCCTTCACCTCGTCGCGCACCTCGTGGTGGCGTCAGGACCGCTTCGGAATGTTCATCCACTTCGGCGCGTACTCCCACCTGGAGGGCGAGTACACCCGGCCCGACGGCACGGTGTGCCGCAACGCGGAGTGGATCAAGCGCGAGTGCCAGATCCCGGACGACGTGTACGAGAAGCAGGCCGCCGCCTTCAACCCGTCCGCCTTCGACGCCGGGGCGATCGTCCGGGCGGCCAAGGACGCCGGCCAGCGCTATATCGTCATCACGGCCAAGCACCACGACGGCTATGCGATGTGGCCGACGCGGCAGAACACCTGGAATCTGCGCGACCACTCCTCCTTCGACCCGCACCGCGACATCCTCGCCGAGCTGAAGAAGGCCGCCGACGCCGCCGGGATCAAACTCGGCTTCTACTACTCCATCTGGGACTGGCACGACCCGGACTTCGCCGGCCCGGCGACCTTCCCGCGCTACAAGAAGCGGATGTACGCCCAGCTCAAGGAGCTGATCGACCACTACGACCCGGCGCTGTTGTGGTTCGACGGCGAATGGGACACGGACCACCCCACCAATCACTGGTCGCGTCAGGACGGCGCCGACCTCCAGGCGTATCTGCACGGAATGAACCCCCATCTGATCGTCAACAACCGCGTCGGCAAACGCGAGGTGGTCGACGGGGACTTCGGCACGCCGGAGCAGGAGATTCCCGCGGAGCCCGTGGACGGACAGCTGTGGGAGAGCTGTATGACGCTCAACGACCACTGGGGCTTCGCCAGGTACGACACCCATTGGAAGCCGGCGGCAACGGTGGTGCGCAACCTGCTGGAGGTGGCGAGCCGCGGCGGCAACTACCTGCTCAACGTGGGCCCCGACAAAACCGGGCGCATCCCTCAGCCGTCCGTCGACCGGCTGCGCGAGACCGGCCGGTGGCTGGGTGCGCACGGCCAGGGCGACGCGGTCCACGGGGCCGGATACACCGGGCTGGTGGCGGACCCGCCCTGGGGCACGGTCTCCCGGCGGGGCGACACGCTGTACGCCGCGGTCACCTCCTGGCCGGCCGCCGGCGCGCCCCTGCACCTCACCGCCAGGGGACGGTTCGAGATCACCGCGGCCCGGGTGCTGGGCAGTTCTCAGCAGGTGAGGGTCGTCCGGGCCGGGGACGGCTTCGACCTCACCCCGTCCGGCACCGCCACCGGCCCGCTCGCCACCGTCGTCCGGCTCACGATCACGCCGCCGGCCGCGGCACCCGCCGGCACCGGAAAGGGGCTGACGGCGCAGAGCTGGGCGAACGGTTCCTTCACCGGCCCGCCCGCGGTGACCACCGTCGACCCGACGGTGAACAAGGCCTACCGCTTCGACGGCTCACCGGACCCGGCGATTCCCGCCGATCACTTCAGCACCCGCTGGACCGGCAGCATTGAGCCGCGTTTCGACGAGACGTACACCTTCACCACCGTCTCCGACGACACCGTACGGCTGTGGATCGACGGCAAGCCGGTGATCGACAACACCACCCCGCACGGCCCGAAGGCCGACAAGGGGACCGTCACCCTGCGGGCCGGCCACCGGCACAGCATCCGGCTCGACCACACGGAGCAGACCGGTGAGGCCTATATGAAGCTGCTGTGGTCCAGCCCGGGTCAGCCCCAGCAGATCGTGCCGCAACGGCAGCTCTACGCCGACTGA
- a CDS encoding PaaX family transcriptional regulator C-terminal domain-containing protein: protein MNDDHTGTSHGTGTSDATEAAAPALRPLTARSIVLSTLLGHHPPRLPARALVRVGELFGIAEGTVRVALSRMVAAGDLRQDDGSYALTTRLLVRQARQDESRTPRTRPWSGDWEIAVVATAEGRPPAERTALRQAMAELRLAELREGSWLRPANLDRPRPAVVTEQCTWLAGAPDGDPAALAARLWDLIGWAHRARALAGALDRADAPADRFTIAAAALRHLLSDPLLPAELLPEAWPGDRLRRRYAAFETDLRDLLRQYLAG from the coding sequence ATGAACGACGACCACACCGGCACCTCCCACGGCACCGGTACCTCCGACGCCACCGAGGCCGCCGCACCGGCACTGCGGCCGCTCACCGCACGTTCCATCGTGCTGAGCACCCTCCTCGGTCACCACCCGCCACGGCTGCCCGCGCGCGCCCTGGTACGGGTGGGCGAGCTGTTCGGCATCGCCGAGGGCACCGTCCGGGTCGCGCTCTCCCGCATGGTGGCCGCGGGCGACCTGCGGCAGGACGACGGTTCCTATGCCCTCACCACCCGCCTCCTGGTGCGCCAGGCCCGGCAGGACGAGAGCCGCACGCCGAGGACCCGGCCCTGGAGCGGGGACTGGGAGATCGCCGTGGTCGCCACGGCGGAGGGCCGGCCGCCCGCCGAACGTACCGCCCTGCGCCAGGCCATGGCAGAGCTGCGGCTGGCCGAACTCCGCGAGGGCAGCTGGCTGCGCCCGGCCAACCTCGACCGGCCCCGCCCCGCCGTCGTCACCGAGCAGTGCACCTGGCTCGCCGGCGCCCCGGACGGCGACCCGGCCGCGCTCGCCGCCCGGCTGTGGGACCTGATCGGGTGGGCACACCGCGCCCGCGCCCTGGCCGGTGCCCTGGACCGCGCCGACGCCCCGGCCGACCGCTTCACCATCGCCGCGGCCGCGCTCCGCCATCTCCTCTCCGACCCCCTGCTCCCCGCCGAGCTCCTGCCCGAGGCCTGGCCCGGCGACCGGCTCCGCCGCCGGTACGCCGCGTTCGAGACCGATCTGCGTGACCTGCTGCGGCAGTACCTGGCCGGCTAG
- a CDS encoding lipase maturation factor family protein encodes MAWFSDSGYWLGRLVFQRVLAVLYLVAFVAAARQFRALIGARGMLPVPDFVARVPFRAAPSVFHRHYSDRFFALWSWSGALLAAAVAVGAADAVPLWASMVLWAVLWAMYLSIVNVGQTWYSFGWESLLLEAGSLAVFLGNGAIAPPVPVMWLLRWVLFRVEFGAGLIKMRGDRCWRDLTCLYYHHETQPMPGPLSWLFHHLPRPLHRVEVAANHVAQLAVPVLLFTPQPIAGWAAIAMVVTQLWLVLSGNFAWLNWVTIALALSAAAPLWGPPATPLPAPPVWFEVLVLLATAGVLVLSYRPARNLLARQQLMNTSYESLHLVNSYGAFGSITRVRREIVVEGTADAVTGPETTWLPYEFRGKPGEVRRLPRQFAPYHLRLDWLMWFAALSPAYARSWFVPFVARLLENDRDTLRLLHRNPFPGLPPARIRARVFRYRFTTWRELRETGAWWHRTEEREFLAPVARSALHGRR; translated from the coding sequence GTGGCATGGTTCTCGGATTCCGGTTACTGGCTCGGGCGGCTGGTCTTCCAGCGCGTGCTGGCCGTTCTCTACCTGGTCGCGTTCGTGGCGGCGGCCCGGCAGTTCCGGGCACTCATCGGCGCGCGCGGCATGCTGCCGGTGCCCGACTTCGTGGCGCGGGTGCCGTTCCGCGCGGCGCCCTCGGTCTTTCACCGGCACTATTCGGACCGTTTCTTCGCCCTCTGGTCGTGGAGCGGGGCGCTACTGGCCGCGGCCGTGGCGGTGGGGGCGGCGGATGCCGTGCCGCTGTGGGCGTCGATGGTGCTGTGGGCCGTACTGTGGGCGATGTATCTGTCCATCGTGAACGTCGGGCAGACCTGGTACAGCTTCGGCTGGGAGTCGCTGCTGCTGGAGGCCGGTTCGCTCGCGGTGTTCCTCGGGAACGGCGCGATCGCTCCCCCGGTGCCGGTGATGTGGCTGCTGCGCTGGGTGCTGTTCCGGGTGGAGTTCGGGGCCGGGCTGATCAAGATGCGCGGCGACCGCTGCTGGCGGGATCTGACCTGCCTGTACTACCACCACGAGACGCAGCCGATGCCCGGCCCCTTGAGCTGGCTCTTCCACCATCTGCCCCGGCCCCTGCACCGGGTCGAGGTGGCGGCCAACCACGTCGCCCAACTCGCCGTTCCCGTGCTGCTGTTCACTCCACAGCCGATCGCCGGGTGGGCCGCGATCGCGATGGTCGTCACCCAGCTGTGGCTGGTGCTCTCGGGCAACTTCGCCTGGCTGAACTGGGTGACCATCGCGCTCGCCCTCTCGGCCGCGGCCCCGCTGTGGGGGCCGCCGGCCACGCCGCTGCCCGCGCCTCCGGTGTGGTTCGAGGTCCTGGTCCTCCTCGCCACGGCCGGGGTCCTCGTCCTCAGCTACCGGCCGGCGCGCAATCTGCTGGCCCGGCAGCAGCTGATGAACACGTCCTACGAGTCGCTGCACCTGGTCAATTCGTACGGGGCCTTCGGCAGTATTACGCGAGTGCGCCGGGAAATCGTCGTGGAGGGGACCGCGGATGCGGTGACCGGGCCGGAGACCACGTGGCTCCCTTACGAATTCCGTGGCAAGCCGGGAGAGGTACGGCGGCTGCCGCGCCAATTCGCCCCTTATCACCTCCGGCTGGACTGGCTGATGTGGTTCGCCGCGCTGTCACCGGCCTATGCGCGGTCGTGGTTCGTCCCGTTCGTCGCGCGATTGCTGGAGAACGACCGGGACACGCTGCGGCTGTTGCACCGCAATCCGTTCCCCGGTCTGCCGCCGGCCCGGATCAGGGCCCGGGTCTTCCGTTACCGCTTCACGACCTGGCGGGAATTGCGGGAGACTGGGGCGTGGTGGCACCGCACCGAGGAGCGGGAGTTTCTGGCGCCGGTTGCGCGGTCAGCTCTGCACGGAAGGCGATGA
- a CDS encoding tetratricopeptide repeat protein, producing the protein MYGKAFAPEYQGELGTALGVNSSYEEVLATARRAHAEAGTALERARAALAVGEANRRLGRVTQAGDAWRESYRSARSAGDRGAMAWALWSGGTLARQCGSLPLARRLLTHAVALADGSGDRLAHGYSLAGLAETGRIQGDYEAVAELHEQLLEQGRAHGEARHMVWAMSGIAQMHRNTGGYDKALELFEESARIAAEADDFRGRAWSLRGVADVLSVQGETERALALLSEAEAICRTMDLASALAYNHKMRANVFYRAGRYESARETYTLSLREFREMQEPRGEALSRLGLAKSRARLGRDRDETLVELASLEADFTRIGLRHARDMVIAFRAELTAQPAPETPAPRCGATTPQSPAIPARS; encoded by the coding sequence ATGTACGGCAAGGCGTTCGCCCCTGAATATCAGGGCGAGTTGGGCACGGCACTGGGCGTGAACTCCTCCTACGAGGAGGTGCTGGCGACGGCGAGGCGCGCGCATGCCGAGGCCGGCACGGCGCTGGAGCGGGCCCGGGCCGCGCTCGCGGTCGGCGAGGCGAACCGCCGGCTCGGCCGGGTGACACAGGCCGGTGACGCCTGGCGGGAGAGCTACCGCAGTGCCCGCAGTGCCGGTGACCGGGGTGCCATGGCCTGGGCGCTGTGGAGCGGCGGCACCCTGGCCCGCCAGTGCGGCTCCCTGCCGCTCGCCCGCCGGCTGCTCACCCATGCCGTGGCGCTGGCCGACGGCAGCGGCGACCGCCTCGCCCACGGCTACTCGCTCGCCGGCCTCGCCGAGACCGGCCGCATACAGGGCGACTACGAAGCGGTCGCCGAGCTCCACGAGCAGTTGCTGGAACAGGGCCGGGCGCACGGCGAGGCCCGGCACATGGTCTGGGCGATGTCCGGCATAGCCCAGATGCACCGCAACACCGGCGGCTACGACAAGGCCCTGGAGCTGTTCGAGGAATCCGCCCGGATCGCCGCCGAGGCCGATGACTTCCGTGGGCGCGCCTGGTCGCTGCGCGGCGTCGCCGATGTCCTGTCCGTCCAGGGCGAGACGGAGCGGGCGCTCGCGCTGCTGTCCGAGGCGGAGGCCATCTGCCGCACCATGGACCTGGCCAGCGCGCTCGCGTACAACCACAAGATGCGCGCCAACGTGTTCTACCGGGCGGGCCGTTACGAGTCGGCGCGTGAGACGTACACCCTCTCGCTGCGGGAGTTCCGCGAGATGCAGGAGCCCCGCGGGGAGGCGCTCTCCCGGCTCGGCCTGGCGAAGTCCCGGGCCCGCCTCGGCCGCGACCGGGACGAGACCCTGGTCGAACTCGCCTCCCTGGAAGCGGACTTCACCCGTATCGGACTGCGCCACGCCCGGGATATGGTCATCGCCTTCCGTGCAGAGCTGACCGCGCAACCGGCGCCAGAAACTCCCGCTCCTCGGTGCGGTGCCACCACGCCCCAGTCTCCCGCAATTCCCGCCAGGTCGTGA
- a CDS encoding lactonase family protein, which yields MSAARTGTQTGTGSSRIDRRRFLGVAAGLAVAGGAGGAGLLTTEEPAPGHATRHAAGHRRRRIRPLFLGTYTSAAGGGAGVGLGTYDTVTGRITRTGVVNGVADPSYLVLAPSGRTLYAVDEQERGEVTAMALRPDGPPTVLGTRSTGGAGPCHLSVHPSGRWLLSANYLSGSVAVHPIDRATGSLGARTDLVTHTAPPPGPGQDGPHAHQIVTAPDGRHVLAVDLGNDTVYTYRLDESAGELTQVSYAALRPGAGPRHLTFHPSGAFAYLANEVDNTVVVCRYDRSTGRLSPGTSQSTGTGPGTSYPAQLLVTRGGGFAFLANRGHNSLTRYAVEAAGARLRLLDTVPVGGDFPRQIAFSPDQRWLFAANQKSGSVTVFSVDARTGSLHRVGEPFPAPVPVCVLPL from the coding sequence ATGAGCGCAGCGCGTACGGGAACGCAGACCGGGACAGGGAGCAGCCGCATCGACCGCAGGCGGTTCCTCGGCGTCGCGGCAGGGCTGGCCGTGGCGGGCGGGGCAGGCGGGGCGGGTCTGCTGACGACGGAGGAACCGGCGCCCGGGCACGCCACCCGCCACGCGGCCGGGCACCGCCGGCGCCGCATCCGGCCGCTCTTCCTGGGGACGTACACCTCGGCCGCGGGCGGCGGGGCCGGCGTCGGACTCGGTACGTACGATACCGTGACCGGCCGGATCACCCGCACCGGTGTCGTGAACGGGGTCGCCGACCCCTCCTACCTCGTCCTGGCGCCGTCCGGCCGCACCCTCTACGCGGTCGACGAGCAGGAGCGGGGCGAGGTGACCGCGATGGCGCTGCGGCCGGACGGACCGCCCACGGTGCTGGGCACCCGGTCCACCGGCGGCGCCGGTCCCTGTCATCTGTCGGTGCACCCGAGCGGCCGTTGGCTGCTCAGCGCCAACTACCTCTCCGGCAGCGTCGCCGTGCATCCCATCGACCGCGCCACCGGCTCCCTGGGCGCGCGCACGGATCTGGTCACCCACACCGCCCCGCCGCCCGGTCCCGGCCAGGACGGGCCGCATGCCCACCAAATCGTCACCGCCCCGGACGGCCGGCACGTGCTGGCCGTCGACCTCGGCAACGACACCGTCTACACCTACCGGCTGGACGAATCGGCCGGTGAACTCACCCAGGTGTCGTATGCGGCGCTGCGACCCGGCGCCGGCCCCCGGCATCTGACGTTCCACCCGTCGGGCGCCTTCGCCTATCTGGCGAACGAGGTCGACAACACGGTCGTGGTCTGCCGCTACGACCGGAGTACCGGACGGCTGAGCCCCGGTACATCGCAGTCCACCGGGACCGGCCCGGGCACCAGCTATCCGGCGCAGCTCTTGGTCACCCGCGGCGGCGGCTTCGCCTTCCTCGCCAATCGCGGTCACAACAGCCTCACCCGCTATGCCGTGGAGGCGGCCGGGGCACGGCTGCGGCTGCTGGACACCGTGCCGGTGGGCGGGGACTTCCCCCGGCAGATCGCCTTTTCGCCGGATCAGCGGTGGCTGTTCGCGGCGAACCAGAAGTCGGGGTCGGTGACGGTGTTCTCGGTGGATGCCCGGACCGGGTCGCTCCATCGCGTGGGCGAGCCGTTCCCGGCGCCCGTACCGGTGTGCGTCCTACCGCTGTGA
- a CDS encoding crotonase/enoyl-CoA hydratase family protein, which produces MSVRVERAGPVTTVVLSRPASRNAVDGSTAAQLASAFREFDEDDGARVAVLWGEGGTFCSGADLKAVGTERGNRVAPDGDGPMGPTRMRLGKPVIAAVAGHAVAGGLELALWCDLRVAEEDAVFGVFCRRWGVPLIDGGTVRLPRLIGASRAMDLVLTGRPVPAAEALDIGLVHRVVPAGTARAEAELLAAEIARFPQACLRSDRASLLDQEGRDEQSALAAELRHGQAVLAESMEGAARFAAGAGRHGAPDGSPAG; this is translated from the coding sequence ATGTCCGTACGGGTGGAGCGCGCCGGGCCGGTGACGACCGTGGTGCTGTCCCGGCCCGCGTCGCGCAATGCCGTGGACGGCTCGACGGCCGCCCAACTCGCTTCCGCCTTCCGGGAGTTCGATGAGGACGACGGTGCACGGGTCGCGGTGCTGTGGGGCGAGGGCGGGACGTTCTGCTCCGGTGCCGACCTCAAGGCGGTCGGCACCGAGCGCGGCAACCGGGTGGCCCCGGACGGCGACGGGCCGATGGGGCCGACCCGGATGCGGCTCGGCAAGCCGGTGATCGCGGCGGTGGCCGGCCATGCGGTGGCCGGCGGCCTGGAGCTGGCGCTGTGGTGCGATCTCCGGGTGGCCGAGGAGGATGCTGTCTTCGGCGTGTTCTGCCGGCGCTGGGGAGTGCCGCTGATCGACGGCGGCACGGTGCGGCTGCCCCGGCTGATCGGCGCGAGCCGGGCGATGGACCTGGTGCTGACGGGGCGCCCGGTCCCGGCCGCCGAGGCGCTGGACATCGGCCTCGTCCATCGTGTGGTCCCGGCGGGCACGGCCCGCGCCGAGGCGGAACTGCTGGCGGCGGAGATCGCCCGCTTCCCACAGGCGTGCCTGCGCAGCGACCGCGCCTCCCTGCTGGACCAGGAGGGCCGGGACGAACAGTCGGCGCTGGCCGCGGAACTCCGCCACGGCCAGGCGGTGCTGGCCGAATCGATGGAAGGCGCGGCCCGGTTCGCCGCGGGAGCGGGGCGGCACGGGGCGCCGGACGGGAGTCCTGCGGGCTGA
- a CDS encoding DUF1990 family protein, with product MTDLNYPEVGGTRRTPLPSGYHHLHEELPIGRGPAVLAAAGEAITTFRMHRAAGARIRAEASRAAPGVGVEVSLGIGPFRLRAPCGVVWTVAEEDRIGFGYGARKGHPECGEEAFVAELRPDGSVWFTVTAFSRPALAVTRLAGPLVPVFQRRYARHLGRTLRRLANP from the coding sequence ATGACCGACCTCAACTACCCGGAAGTGGGCGGCACTCGGCGCACTCCGCTGCCGTCCGGCTATCACCACCTCCACGAGGAGTTGCCGATCGGCCGCGGCCCGGCGGTGCTGGCCGCGGCGGGCGAGGCGATCACCACCTTCCGGATGCATCGCGCGGCCGGCGCCCGCATCAGGGCCGAGGCCTCGCGGGCCGCGCCGGGGGTGGGTGTCGAGGTGTCGCTGGGCATCGGTCCGTTCCGGCTGCGGGCACCGTGCGGCGTGGTGTGGACGGTCGCCGAGGAGGACCGGATCGGCTTCGGGTACGGGGCGAGGAAGGGTCATCCCGAGTGCGGCGAGGAGGCGTTCGTCGCCGAGCTGCGCCCCGACGGCTCGGTGTGGTTCACCGTGACCGCCTTCAGCCGGCCCGCCCTGGCGGTCACCCGGCTCGCCGGCCCGCTGGTGCCCGTGTTCCAGCGTCGGTACGCGCGCCACCTGGGCCGGACGCTGCGTCGCCTGGCGAACCCGTGA